In Amycolatopsis coloradensis, one genomic interval encodes:
- a CDS encoding class I adenylate-forming enzyme family protein, whose amino-acid sequence MKTRSWWGEDLLGRGADDELWAYGEHAVTRGRLRAEVAWLAGVYRHHGIGAGTTVALHGTPSFTQLWSVFALWELGAQVALIEQKTCLAEMTCLLGRWRPRYFVTFGGSGRGSRPFTDECEVLVRRLPDGEPASTGHCLLQLSSGTTGTGKLIGRTPESILAELGRIAAVDGVPGPGERVLLLNSLAHSFGMVGGVLHGLDTGASLLFPARSSAVRTADVVLGEPRDFARLSEETVAPFTSLRAAVSSGDVLHHDVFDRFLDRHGVRIGQAYGTTETGVIAMDVAGRFAVSGVGKPVPGIRARVADGVLDVHLARSPYVIEADPWFGGWLSTGDRPADRDPRLAPRVGSLXWVRTWVTTFGPAWTTVTGSLQLLGRTERAGGDHRDLDLLEIERVLAAHREVTDVIVLGSDVIEAHVAGTTALDPDHLGSWCRRLLGAEKTPSRYHVLPALPRTTNGKYLRDRNALRTAGRSR is encoded by the coding sequence ATCACGGCATCGGGGCAGGTACCACGGTCGCCCTGCACGGGACCCCCAGTTTCACCCAGTTGTGGTCCGTGTTCGCGTTGTGGGAGCTGGGTGCGCAAGTCGCCCTGATCGAGCAGAAGACCTGCCTCGCCGAGATGACCTGCCTGCTCGGCCGGTGGCGTCCGCGGTATTTCGTCACCTTCGGCGGCAGCGGGCGCGGGAGCCGCCCGTTCACCGATGAATGCGAAGTGCTGGTGAGGCGGCTGCCCGACGGCGAACCCGCCTCGACCGGCCACTGTCTGCTCCAGCTCTCCTCGGGTACCACCGGAACGGGGAAGCTCATCGGCCGGACGCCGGAGTCGATCCTCGCCGAGCTCGGGCGGATCGCGGCGGTGGACGGCGTTCCCGGACCGGGGGAACGGGTGCTGCTGCTGAACTCCCTCGCGCATTCCTTCGGCATGGTCGGTGGTGTCCTGCACGGGCTCGACACCGGGGCTTCCCTGCTGTTCCCCGCCCGCTCGTCGGCGGTGCGGACAGCGGACGTCGTCCTCGGTGAACCGCGGGACTTCGCGCGGCTCAGCGAAGAAACCGTCGCCCCTTTCACCTCGCTGCGCGCGGCGGTCTCCAGCGGAGACGTCCTGCATCACGATGTCTTCGACCGCTTCCTGGACCGGCACGGTGTGCGCATCGGCCAGGCCTACGGCACCACCGAGACCGGCGTGATCGCGATGGACGTCGCGGGCCGGTTCGCGGTCTCCGGTGTCGGGAAACCGGTCCCCGGGATCCGGGCCCGCGTCGCGGACGGCGTGCTGGACGTGCATCTGGCCCGTTCGCCGTACGTCATCGAGGCCGATCCCTGGTTCGGTGGCTGGCTCTCCACCGGTGACCGACCTGCTGATCGAGATCCGCGGCTCGCGCCCCGAGTAGGCAGTCTCNCCTGGGTCCGAACCTGGGTGACCACGTTCGGCCCGGCCTGGACGACGGTCACCGGCTCGCTGCAGCTCCTCGGCCGGACCGAACGCGCCGGCGGGGACCACCGGGATCTGGACCTGCTCGAGATCGAACGGGTACTGGCGGCGCACCGCGAGGTCACCGACGTGATCGTTCTCGGTTCCGACGTCATAGAGGCCCACGTGGCCGGAACGACGGCGCTGGACCCGGATCACCTCGGGTCGTGGTGTCGCCGGCTTCTGGGAGCGGAGAAGACACCATCGCGTTACCACGTCCTCCCCGCGCTCCCCCGCACCACCAACGGAAAGTATCTGCGGGATCGGAACGCGCTCCGGACCGCCGGACGGTCTCGGTGA
- a CDS encoding AfsR/SARP family transcriptional regulator — translation MRIALLGPLEVVHDGRPIVPSAPKQRTLLALLLLNANHEVSVAQCARELGDGASKNCSVSTVHTHILQLRKALGPAAGRLRTTGAGPDAGYLFTTEPMELDLDRFDKLVALARIRRADGKLGEAARVITEALDLWRTEALVDVKTGPGTQRTLVGLRSKRMAAVVICADLALRLGRHRQVLGKLAALVHRHPAEEQLTAYLMTALYRSGRQADALAVYQRFLATAERGSRALSELQTAILLADPVLEGPAATSAGLAADLISAG, via the coding sequence GTGAGGATCGCTTTGCTGGGCCCGCTCGAGGTGGTTCACGACGGAAGGCCGATCGTGCCTTCGGCGCCGAAGCAGCGGACACTGCTGGCGCTGCTGTTGCTGAACGCCAACCACGAGGTGAGCGTCGCCCAGTGCGCCAGAGAGCTCGGGGACGGGGCGTCGAAGAACTGTTCGGTGTCGACCGTGCACACGCACATCCTGCAGCTGCGCAAGGCTCTCGGCCCCGCGGCGGGACGTCTGCGTACCACCGGAGCCGGTCCCGACGCGGGTTATCTGTTCACCACCGAGCCGATGGAACTCGATCTCGACCGGTTCGACAAGCTCGTGGCGCTCGCGCGGATCCGGCGCGCGGACGGGAAACTCGGCGAAGCGGCCAGGGTGATCACCGAGGCGCTGGATCTGTGGCGTACCGAGGCACTCGTCGACGTCAAGACCGGTCCAGGGACCCAGCGGACGCTGGTCGGGTTGCGATCGAAGCGCATGGCGGCCGTCGTGATCTGCGCCGACCTGGCGCTCCGGCTGGGCCGTCATCGCCAGGTGCTCGGCAAGCTCGCCGCACTGGTACACCGGCATCCGGCGGAGGAACAGCTCACCGCGTATCTGATGACGGCGCTCTACCGCAGCGGCAGGCAGGCCGACGCCTTGGCGGTGTATCAACGATTCCTGGCCACCGCCGAGAGAGGCTCCCGTGCGCTGAGCGAACTCCAGACGGCCATCCTGCTCGCCGATCCGGTGCTGGAAGGGCCCGCGGCGACATCGGCCGGTCTCGCCGCGGACCTCATCTCCGCCGGATAG
- a CDS encoding MFS transporter, translated as MTKQMPRVEELGAGFTPRLWWTLILLAAAVALDVGSVAVVNPALPDIGRDLRMDDALLQWTMTGYGITFAGCLLFGGRLADVFSRRLVLAAGIGVFAVGALAPVVVPTAEVLIAARAAQGMGAALSVPAAMALLFQVFPPGRLRNRALGVYTAVGAASFGVGLVLGGVLTSAFGWHAVFAFSAVMSALVLLGIRPLLPSSTGDRRPVDLPGAVMVTAGLLAGIFAVTRAGEVGVADMGTVVSALLAILLIVGFVLWERRAPEPLFSVGILRSRPVRAATLAGGLFFFALNGVLFFAPLYMQGMLGYSPLQSGLAVLPMSLLVAVSSNVAGRLLSRFGQRRVLVVGLLLLAAGVALWLRTPLDGDYLTHILPGVAVMAIGQGLAYTALTAASLTGVPGARHGVAGAFNITAQQIGSSVGIAALVAFASALSGSGEQSERLSTYHAVYLVISCTVVVGAFVTAVLFGRRTDDRAPEVSTPVTG; from the coding sequence AATGCCGCGCGTCGAGGAACTGGGCGCCGGTTTCACGCCACGCCTGTGGTGGACCCTGATCCTGCTCGCGGCGGCGGTGGCGCTCGACGTCGGCAGCGTGGCGGTGGTCAACCCGGCGCTGCCCGACATCGGGCGGGATCTGCGGATGGACGACGCCCTGCTCCAGTGGACGATGACCGGCTACGGGATCACGTTCGCGGGCTGTCTGCTGTTCGGCGGCAGGCTGGCCGACGTCTTCAGCAGACGGCTGGTGCTGGCGGCGGGTATCGGTGTCTTCGCGGTGGGCGCGCTCGCTCCGGTCGTCGTGCCCACGGCGGAGGTGCTGATCGCGGCCAGGGCGGCGCAGGGGATGGGCGCGGCCTTGTCCGTACCCGCGGCGATGGCTTTGCTGTTCCAGGTCTTTCCGCCGGGCCGCCTGCGCAACCGCGCACTGGGCGTCTACACCGCCGTGGGCGCGGCGAGCTTCGGCGTGGGCCTGGTGCTCGGCGGAGTGCTCACCAGCGCGTTCGGCTGGCACGCGGTGTTCGCGTTCAGCGCGGTGATGAGCGCGCTGGTCCTGCTCGGCATCCGGCCGTTGCTGCCCAGTTCGACCGGAGACCGGCGTCCGGTCGACCTGCCTGGCGCGGTGATGGTCACCGCCGGCTTGCTGGCGGGCATCTTCGCGGTGACCAGGGCGGGCGAAGTCGGCGTCGCGGACATGGGCACGGTCGTGTCGGCACTGCTGGCGATCCTTCTCATCGTCGGTTTCGTGCTCTGGGAGCGCCGGGCGCCGGAGCCGCTGTTCTCGGTCGGCATCCTGCGTTCCCGGCCGGTCCGGGCGGCGACCCTCGCCGGTGGCCTGTTCTTCTTCGCGCTCAACGGGGTGCTGTTCTTCGCGCCGCTCTACATGCAGGGCATGCTCGGCTACAGCCCCCTGCAGTCGGGGCTGGCGGTGCTCCCGATGAGCCTGCTCGTGGCCGTGTCGTCGAACGTCGCGGGCCGCCTGCTGTCGCGGTTCGGTCAGCGGCGGGTCCTCGTCGTCGGGCTTCTCCTGCTCGCCGCGGGCGTCGCGCTCTGGCTCCGCACTCCGCTGGACGGCGACTACCTGACACATATCCTGCCGGGAGTCGCGGTGATGGCCATCGGGCAGGGACTGGCCTACACCGCGCTCACCGCGGCGTCGCTCACCGGCGTCCCCGGTGCGCGGCACGGCGTCGCCGGCGCGTTCAACATCACCGCGCAGCAGATCGGCTCGAGCGTCGGCATCGCCGCACTGGTGGCGTTCGCCTCGGCGCTCTCCGGGTCGGGGGAGCAATCCGAACGCCTGTCCACATATCACGCGGTCTACCTGGTCATCAGTTGCACCGTGGTCGTGGGCGCGTTCGTCACCGCCGTCTTGTTCGGCCGCCGCACCGACGATCGGGCGCCGGAGGTGAGCACCCCGGTCACCGGATGA